Part of the Brevibacillus brevis genome is shown below.
GTTGCCCTGCTCGTACGGGCTGATGTGCACGTTGTACAGCAGCAGCTCGCCGTTTTGGACGCGGGCAAAGCTGTCCTTGAGCTGGACGCGGGAGGCCCGCACGGATTTGATCTCCGTTCCGGTCAGTTCGATGCCCGCTTCGAATACTTGCTCGATGTGGTAATCGTGGCGCGCTTTTCGGTTTTGGGCAACTGTCTTGGTGCCGGCTTTGTCTTTGGACATGGAGATCACCTCGCTTGCGTTTTTCCTGCGTTTCGTACCAGTAAGTCTAGCAAATTTTTCGGATGGTGGCAAGCCAATTTACCCGGCAAACGCCTGATTATGCCCGTTACACAATCGTTTAACGGCGCTTCCGCTTGGCGCTGCTGGCGACGTTTTTGCGGTTCTTCTTCTTCGATTGCACGAAGTCTTCCCAGAACCCTTTTTGCTGCTGCTTTGGAGTTCCTTCCGCTTCGGTGTTCAGTACGACGACCTCTTCGCTTCCTGTAGCCCCGCGCGAACGGCGCCCCGGGCTGGCTGCCTCGCTCTTGCGCCGCTCCTTGTACTTCTGGCGAGCGGCTGCCGGATGCTGCTTTTCCTTTTTCCGAACCGGCCGATCTGATCGGGAGCGATCCTGCTTGCCGCGGCCGTTGCGTTCTCCGCCGCGCCCGTCGATGACCTTCGGGGTGCGTTCCCGGCTTCCGCGGAAGCCCGATGCCTTGGTCATACCGACTATTTCAAAGTCGATGGTGCGCTCGTCCACGTTGACATTGGCTACACGTACCTGCACCACATCCCCGATGCGGAACTGCTTTCCGGTTCGCTCGCCGATCAGGGCGTACATTTTTTCATGGTAGTGATAGTAGTCGTCTGTCAGGTAGCTGACGTGCACCAGACCTTCGATCGTGTTCGGCAGCTCGATGAAAATCCCGAACGATGTGACGCTCGAAATGACTCCCTCGAACTCTTCTCCGACACGCTCCAGCATGAACTCCGCCTTTTTCAGGTCGTCCGTCTCGCGCTCGGCATCTACCGCGAGGCGCTCGCGCTGGGAAGCATGCTCCGCGATGAGCGGCATATGCTCCGTCCAATACGCCAGCCGTTTTTCCGAGAGCTGTTCTCCCTGTTCGATCCAATCCCGGATGCGGCGATGGACGATGAGGTCGGGATAACGGCGGATCGGGGAAGTGAAATGCGTGTAAAATTCCGTGGACAGACCGAAGTGTCCCAGGCTTTCCGCGTCGTAACGCGCTTGCTTCATCGAGCGCAGCATGACGGTGCTGATGATGATCTCTTCCGGCTTCCCTTTGACCTCTTCCAGCAGCTGCTGCAAGGCCCGGGGATGAACGGAATTCCCTTTGCCGCGAATCGAGTAGCCGAAGTTGGTGACGAACTCCATGAAGGCCATCAGCTTTTCGGCGTTGGGGTCTTCGTGGACGCGGTACATAAACGGCTGCTTCATCCAGTGGAAGTGCTCCGCCACGGTTTCGTTTGCAGCCAGCATGAATTCCTCGATGATCTGCTCCGCAATGGAACGCGTGCGGAACCCGATATCCGTCGGAGTTCCCTCTTCGTTCACGTATATTTTCGCTTCACGGAAGTCGAAATCGATGGCGCCGCGCTTCATCCGCTGCTCGCGGCGTTTGCGTGCCAGCTTCTCCATCTCCTGGAACATCGGGACGAGCTCGCTGTACTTTTCCATCAAGGCTTCGTCCTTGTCCTCCAGGATGCTGCGCACATCCGCATACGTCATCCGCTCGTTCGTGCGAATCACGCTGAGGAAGATGTCGTACTTCACGACCTTCGCGTCTTTGTCCATTTCCATGTCGCAGGAGATCGTCAGGCGATCCACTTTTGGATTCAGGCTGCAGATCCCGTTGGACAGTCGGTGCGGCAGCATCGGAATGACCCGGTCGACCAGATAGACGCTGGTGCCGCGCCGATACGCTTCATTGTCCAGGGCCGATTTTTCCTTGACGTAGTAGCTGACGTCAGCGATGTGGACGCCGAGGCGCACGTTGCCATTCGGGAGAGTCTCCAGCGATACGGCGTCGTCCAGGTCCTTGGCATCCGCTCCGTCGATCGTAACCATCGGCCGGTCGCGCAGGTCGCGCCGTCCTTTGATCTCCTCTTCGGAGATCTCATCCGGAGCGGCTTCCGCTTCCGCCAGCACGTCGTCCGGGAAAGCCTCCGGCAGCCCGAACTTGCGGATGATCGACAGGATGTCTACCCCCGGATCGTTCTTGTGGCCCAAAATCTCCACGACGACACCCTCGGGATTCACCCGGCCTTCCGGGTAGCGGACGACATCCACTACGACCTTGTGCCCGTCCACCGCTCCGTTGTAAGCATCTTTCGGGATGAAAATATCCTTGCCGATCCGCTTTTCATCCGGAATGACAAACGCGTAATGCGTCTCGTCCTTGAACGTGCCGACGACTTGCTTGATGCCCCGTTCGACGATGCGGATGATGCGCCCTTCCAGGCGATTGCCGCCCGCCTCTTTTTCCACCCGGACCAGGACGGTATCCCCGTGCAAAGCGCCGTTCATGTCATTGGCGTGCACGTACACGTCCTCCATCTCCGGCGTTTCCGGAATCACGAACCCGAAGCCTTTGGGGTGGTTTTGCAAGCGTCCCCTCACCAGATTCATTTTTTCAGGTACGCCGTAGCGGTTCGCCCTCGTCCGGATGATTTCGCCGCTCGCCTCGAGAGCATTGAGCGTTCTCACCAGCTCTTTAAAAGCTCCGGTATCCGCGATCCCGAACGCTTCCTCCAATTCCTTCACGGTCATGGGGTGGTACGCCTGCTCCCGCATGAACCCGAGGATTTCTTGTTCTTTCATTCACAAACCTCCTTTTTGCGTGGTTTTCAACCGCGCTTCCTTTTCAGCCATTACTATGTAGTATTCACCGCGCAAGCGCATCGCAATCGGAACAGAGAAAAAGGCAGCAAGTCGCACTTGCTGCCTTTTGGCCATTCGTCTATTACGCTGCTGCTTTCAAGAAATAGCCGAGCAAAATCGCAAAGATCATGAACAATGCCGCGAAAACAACGGTCAGCTTTCCTAAAAGAGCGTCAATCCCACGCGCTTTCTGTTTGCCCATGAGTTGCTCAGCGCCGCCGCCAATCGCTCCCGAAAGACCGGCACTCTTACCAGATTGTAACAACACGACGATAATTAAGCCAATACTTGCAATCACAAGTATAATTTTCGCAGCCAATGCCATCTTCATTCACCTCAAAACGTATTTCCAAGGCGGTCAAAAACCAATACATCCACTGTACCATAATTACTAGCCGTCAGCAAGCGGCCAACCCTGCCATTTTCAGAGAAGTTTTGCAAGAATGATCCCGATCTATGCCGGGGCATAATATATAGAAGAAACGGGGAGTGCGCAACTATATTATGGAAATTGTGTACTTTCTTTGTCGGTTTTTCCGTCGCCTTGCAACTGTCAAGATTTTGCCGTAAAATTGCAGTTGTACCTTTATATCTTGCCTTGGGAGGTCTTTGTCAGATGGCTGGGTCCAACAAAAAAGACATGAATCAAAACGACGTAATTGATTCCGCGAAGGCCTTTTTTACTTCGTTTGGTATCTTGTTTCTAGTTTTTCTCATTGCACTTGTAGGATCGATTATTTTCCCGCCAAAACATGGGGAAGAAGCTGCCGGACCTGGCGGTGGACCTACCGCCAACATTGACGCTGCTGCCATTTTCAAACAAAACTGCGCTTCCTGTCACGGTCAAAACCTTGAGGGGATCGTTGGACCAAACTTGACGAAAATTGGTGCGGAACTGAGCGCCGATGATATCGCCAAGATCATCAAAGAAGGTAAAGGCGGCATGCCACCGGGAGTATTGAAAAAGCAGCCGGAAATTCAAGCGGTTGCAAAGTGGCTGTCTGAACACAAATAAGTACATAGATGGCCCGATCGAAAAACACCGGAGACTCGTCCTCTTCGGTGTTTTCGGCATTCATAAGGAGGCGGCGGCAGATGACGACCGAACTGGAAATCGAACGACTGGGCAAAAGGTTGACCACCTCCCCGGAAACATGGCTGTTTCAAGAGTTTACGGCGCGGATCACCGCACCGGAGATCATCGGCATCCTCGGCAAATCAGGCCAGGGCAAAAGCACCCTGCTCCGAATATTGGGACGTTTGGCAATAGGGGACCAGGGCACAATCCGCCTCGGCAACAAGGATTGGCGCGGGTGGGAGCCTGAAGCGTGGCGGATGACGATGAGCTATGTAGCGCAGCAGCCAGTCATGCTTCCCGGCAGCGTGGAAGACAACCTGCGGGCGGCGAGC
Proteins encoded:
- a CDS encoding YqzM family protein, with the protein product MAGSNKKDMNQNDVIDSAKAFFTSFGILFLVFLIALVGSIIFPPKHGEEAAGPGGGPTANIDAAAIFKQNCASCHGQNLEGIVGPNLTKIGAELSADDIAKIIKEGKGGMPPGVLKKQPEIQAVAKWLSEHK
- the secG gene encoding preprotein translocase subunit SecG codes for the protein MALAAKIILVIASIGLIIVVLLQSGKSAGLSGAIGGGAEQLMGKQKARGIDALLGKLTVVFAALFMIFAILLGYFLKAAA
- the rnr gene encoding ribonuclease R, producing the protein MKEQEILGFMREQAYHPMTVKELEEAFGIADTGAFKELVRTLNALEASGEIIRTRANRYGVPEKMNLVRGRLQNHPKGFGFVIPETPEMEDVYVHANDMNGALHGDTVLVRVEKEAGGNRLEGRIIRIVERGIKQVVGTFKDETHYAFVIPDEKRIGKDIFIPKDAYNGAVDGHKVVVDVVRYPEGRVNPEGVVVEILGHKNDPGVDILSIIRKFGLPEAFPDDVLAEAEAAPDEISEEEIKGRRDLRDRPMVTIDGADAKDLDDAVSLETLPNGNVRLGVHIADVSYYVKEKSALDNEAYRRGTSVYLVDRVIPMLPHRLSNGICSLNPKVDRLTISCDMEMDKDAKVVKYDIFLSVIRTNERMTYADVRSILEDKDEALMEKYSELVPMFQEMEKLARKRREQRMKRGAIDFDFREAKIYVNEEGTPTDIGFRTRSIAEQIIEEFMLAANETVAEHFHWMKQPFMYRVHEDPNAEKLMAFMEFVTNFGYSIRGKGNSVHPRALQQLLEEVKGKPEEIIISTVMLRSMKQARYDAESLGHFGLSTEFYTHFTSPIRRYPDLIVHRRIRDWIEQGEQLSEKRLAYWTEHMPLIAEHASQRERLAVDAERETDDLKKAEFMLERVGEEFEGVISSVTSFGIFIELPNTIEGLVHVSYLTDDYYHYHEKMYALIGERTGKQFRIGDVVQVRVANVNVDERTIDFEIVGMTKASGFRGSRERTPKVIDGRGGERNGRGKQDRSRSDRPVRKKEKQHPAAARQKYKERRKSEAASPGRRSRGATGSEEVVVLNTEAEGTPKQQQKGFWEDFVQSKKKNRKNVASSAKRKRR